The Fibrobacter sp. DNA window CACCGCAATAGGGCTTCCGGTTTTAACTCTTGGCGGAGCCTGGTTAGATTCATTTGAAAAAGAGAACGGCGCTAGGTTTTTCAGGATAGGCCGGGACAATCTGAACAAACTTGATGATTTTGAGTTTATAGTTCCTTCAGTGAATGATTATCATCCTGATTCCGTTTTCAGGAAATCAGGCATTATAGAGTGGGTACAGAAAGCATTAGGCACCTGATTTATGCATATAATTCATATAACACAGTGCCTTGGCGGCGTTGAGGTTTATATCTGCAACGCAGTGAATGCCTGTGCCGCAGAAGACAACAGCACATCTTTTACAATATTCGCGCCTAAAGATTTCAGGTGTAACCTGAAGAGCCGGAATGTCAATTTCATTCACTGGGAACCTAAGAGGAGTATTAATCCTTTCAGTGATATTTCTTTTCTTCTCAAACTTATCCGGCATCTCAAAAAACTTCCCGAGGACTCCATAGTTCATTGCCACAGCGCAAAAGCAGGTGTACTGGGAAGAATAGCAGGAAAGATTGCAGGGTTCAGAACTCTTTACACCCCTCACGCATTTTCCTTTCTTTCTGCAGAGCACAAATTCCTGAGATCCATTTATAAGTTTATCGAAAGAAGAATGGTTCCCTTTACTGATTTGATAGTCGCGACTTCTGAATCAGAAAGAAAAAGGGCAATAAAGAATGTAAAGATTTCCCCTGAAAAAGTGATCACATGGACAAATTCCATTTTTCGACCCGAGAAGTCAGCCTCTGAGTCCAGCTTCTCCAATAAAAATTACATCTGTACTGTTGCCCGTCCATGCTATCAGAAAAATCTGGATATGCTCGTAAGAGTGATGGCAATAATTGTCAAATCAACAGAAATAAAATGCATAATCCTTGGTGCCGGGCACTATTCTCCGCAAAAAGATCATCTTGTTAAACTCATAAAAAATTATAATCTGGATGATAAAATCGAGCTGATTGAATGGCTGGACAGAAAAGATGCTCTACAGGTCATAGCAGGCTCAAAGTTATATGTATCAAGCTCAAGATATGAGGGTCTGCCGCTCTCAGTAGTGGAGGCTATGGGATTGGGAAAGGCTTGTATCGTAACCGATGTAGATGGCAACAGGGACTGCGTTGAAAACGGAAAAACAGGAGCTGTTGTACCTGTAAACAATGATGCATTCATGGCTGAAAGAATAGTTAACCTTTTAACAGATGAATCTGAACGGAAAAAATTGGAAAAGGCCGCACTTGAGCGATTCAATACATTTTTCAACCTTGAGATTACGGGAACCAACCTCTTTGAAGTCTATAAGAAGATCAAGACGGATATGTTCTCCAGCTCTGAAGGAAGTAACAATGTCTATAAGAATTAAAGTAAAGAGTCTATTATCGACTATCAAAAAGTCACCTTCCCTGTCGATCGTCTTTTTATGGATCAGATATCTGAGAAACTGCTTCAGATATGCTAAGAACAGTCGATTCAATTTTGAAACTTCAATGCCATACAGGCAGATAACTCTTGAACAATACAGGAATACTTTCTGCGGCTATTATGATATTTCTCCTTTCAACAAAAAGGATTCATCTCTCATTCTTGTGCATGCGAATAATGCATCGATCAATTACAAAACAGACGGGGAAAAGAAATCAGACATATTTCTGTACAATTGGCAGGAGAACAAAATCATCGCACATGTTGGAGCAACAAGAGCCTGGAACTGGCAGCAGGGAGCCAGAGCCGGTTGGTATTCACCATCAACAGTTATTTACAATGATTTCAGAAATGGAAAATACTGTGGTATTTTGTTTGATGTAGACCAAAGAAAGTCCTGTGAACTGAAGTACCCTGTTCAAAGCTGGAGCGACACTCACTACGCCGCATTAAGCTATGAGATTCTTGCCGAAAGGCGGGCTGATTATGGTTATTTCTGCCATAAAAGAAAGCCCTCTCTTGAAGATGTTAATATCAAAGTATTGGATTTTTCAACTGAATCAGTCATTTATGAAATAAACTGGAAAGAGGCGTTGAAATGTTTGAAATATTCCGAAAACCCGGAAATATTGAGAACAATTCACTTCAATCATATTCAGTTTTCACCAGATGGATCAAAGATAGCATTTCTGGTCAGATTCGATGTAAACCGGTTACAGCATTCAAGTCTCTTTATCGCTGATATTTTCAGCCGTAAAGTGGACATCCCGGTCTTTGATGAAATCATCAGTCACCATATCTGGCAGTCACCGGATGAAATAGTTTACTGGGGCAAACACAAGGGGCAGGAAGGTTATTTTAAAGCAATTCTTGAAAGCGGAACCAGCAAAATTATCAGTTTAACACAGCCCGATGGGCATCCGGTGATAATCTCCAGAGATGAATTTATCACTGATTCATACCCGGACAGCAGAATGCGAAGACAGTTGTACAGAGGCGATATGCAGGGGAAATTTACAAAGTTAGCGGAATATGTGGAACAACCTGTGTTATATGTAGAAAACAGATGCGATTCGCACCCCAGTCTGAGCCATGATCAAAAGTGGGTTCAGATTGACAGAATGAATAAGGGCAAACGATACATTATGATATCAGGTTTGTCCTGATATCGGGCTTATTCTGATGCATTCTGTCAACACCGGTTTAATATTTCCCACATTCACCGGAATATTATTTCCCATTATGCTTTCCAGAAGATAACAGATTTGAGGGTATTAGACCCAATTTAGTGCGGTTTTTGATCCTGTAGCTTTCTCCCTTCATGATGACCACATCGGCATGGTGCAGCAAACGGTCCAGTGTTGCCGTAGCTATGGCATTGTCGCCAAGCAGTTCGCCCCATTGGCCAAATGTCTTGTTGGTGGTTAGTATTATGGATGATTTCTCATATCGAGAGGCAACCAGATTAAAAAACAGTGTTGATTCCTCCTTGGTGAAGGTTTCATAACCAATCTCATCTATAGCCAAAAGATGCGGTTTACACAACGATGCCAGTTTTCGCTTAAGCCGGTTCTGACGCTTTGCCTTGACCAGTTCCTCGATCAACTCCTGAGCTGACATGTAATACGCCGTGTAACCCTGATGGCAGGCTTTGTAGACCAGCGCTGAAAGAATATGGGTCTTACCAAGACCGGATGGCCCCATAAGCACCACATTATCTTTACGTTCAACAAAAGAGAGGCTGCTGAGTTCCAGTAGTTTCTTTTTTGTAATACCTTCAACTTCCTCAACCTTAAAATCCTCTACATTTTTAACCTGAGGAAGCCTGGAGAGCTTTAAGCGGGTTTTGGCAGCACGCTGACGCCTCTGGGTAATCTCATGT harbors:
- a CDS encoding ATP-binding protein, producing MKSVTVEILRNSLLELNLGFASNYIDTFLHEQARDERPLLESLCDLLEHEITQRRQRAAKTRLKLSRLPQVKNVEDFKVEEVEGITKKKLLELSSLSFVERKDNVVLMGPSGLGKTHILSALVYKACHQGYTAYYMSAQELIEELVKAKRQNRLKRKLASLCKPHLLAIDEIGYETFTKEESTLFFNLVASRYEKSSIILTTNKTFGQWGELLGDNAIATATLDRLLHHADVVIMKGESYRIKNRTKLGLIPSNLLSSGKHNGK
- a CDS encoding glycosyltransferase family 4 protein, yielding MHIIHITQCLGGVEVYICNAVNACAAEDNSTSFTIFAPKDFRCNLKSRNVNFIHWEPKRSINPFSDISFLLKLIRHLKKLPEDSIVHCHSAKAGVLGRIAGKIAGFRTLYTPHAFSFLSAEHKFLRSIYKFIERRMVPFTDLIVATSESERKRAIKNVKISPEKVITWTNSIFRPEKSASESSFSNKNYICTVARPCYQKNLDMLVRVMAIIVKSTEIKCIILGAGHYSPQKDHLVKLIKNYNLDDKIELIEWLDRKDALQVIAGSKLYVSSSRYEGLPLSVVEAMGLGKACIVTDVDGNRDCVENGKTGAVVPVNNDAFMAERIVNLLTDESERKKLEKAALERFNTFFNLEITGTNLFEVYKKIKTDMFSSSEGSNNVYKN